One Ananas comosus cultivar F153 linkage group 1, ASM154086v1, whole genome shotgun sequence DNA window includes the following coding sequences:
- the LOC109712962 gene encoding cytochrome P450 90B1-like — MHLFMALPLLLLVSFLAILALNIFIVRCSHWNAAAHCGRPLRLPPGSSGWPLVGETVSFMRPHSSASLGDFIDRRIAKYGKIFRTSLLGKATVVSADAEFNRWVLQAEGQGLFAGSCPTSIAEIMGRQSMLALVGDAHREMRSIAVAFLGGGTSGGLRRRSRFFATVERQAAKVLDSWNDRVCHGSVGAAASFSAHKEAKNFTFSVMVKHLISMEEETAEAKQLSKEYATFMRGMASLPLNLPGMAHRKARKSRAKILSLIGQKLDERIKQKLQEKKLLKEAEKADKAEAEKAAEEEEEGGGDLLDLVLKHQNLTREQILDLVLSMLFAGHETSSAAIALAIYFLQSSPKAVQQLREEHTRIAKLRIVDEVIAETLRLGNIVKFLHRRAIKNVQYKGYDIPCGWELVPIISAEHLDPSIYDDPQSYNPWRWQTLPVKSGNSLMSFGCGPRLCPGAEFGKLEMAVFLHHLVQRFHWELAEHDFPVSLPFLGFPKGLPIKIRPIGP, encoded by the exons ATGCATTTATTCATGGcgcttcctctcctcctcttaGTATCTTTTCTAGCTATTTTGGCTCTCAACATCTTCATTGTTCGCTGTAGCCATTGGAACGCCGCCGCGCACTGCGGTCGGCCGCTCCGGTTGCCGCCGGGGAGCTCTGGATGGCCGCTCGTCGGCGAGACCGTCTCCTTCATGCGGCCCCACTCCTCGGCCTCCTTAGGAGACTTCATCGACCGACGCATCGCTAA GTATGGGAAGATATTCCGGACGAGCCTGCTGGGGAAGGCGACGGTGGTGTCGGCGGACGCAGAGTTCAACCGGTGGGTGCTGCAGGCCGAGGGGCAGGGCCTCTTCGCTGGCAGCTGCCCGACGAGCATCGCGGAGATCATGGGCCGGCAGTCGATGCTTGCCCTCGTCGGCGATGCCCACCGCGAGATGCGCTCCATTGCCGTCGCCTTCCTCGGTGGCGGAACCAGTGGCGGCCTGCGAAGGAGGTCACGGTTTTTCGCCACCGTCGAGCGGCAGGCGGCGAAGGTCCTCGACTCGTGGAATGATAGAGTCTGCCATGGCTCCGTCGgtgccgccgcctccttctcTGCCCACAAGGAAGCAAAGAAc TTTACGTTTAGTGTAATGGTGAAGCATTTGATAAGCATGGAGGAGGAAACGGCCGAGGCGAAGCAGCTGAGCAAGGAGTACGCCACCTTCATGCGGGGAATGGCATCACTGCCGTTGAATCTCCCGGGAATGGCTCATAGGAAAGCTCGCAAG TCAAGGGCCAAGATCCTAAGCCTGATAGGGCAAAAGCTGGATGAGAGGATCAAGCAGAAGCTGCAGGAAAAGAAGCTTCTGAAAGAAGCAGAAAAAGCAGacaaagcagaagcagaaaaagcagcagaagaagaagaagaggggggaGGAGATCTTCTTGATTTGGTTTTGAAACATCAAAATCTAACTAGAGAGCAAATTCTTGACCTAGTACTGAGCATGCTCTTTGCCGGCCACGAAACGTCGTCCGCCGCCATCGCCCTCGCCATCTACTTCCTTCAGTCTTCCCCCAAAGCAGTGCAACAACTGAGA GAGGAGCACACAAGAATTGCAAAATTAaggat AGTTGATGAG GTGATTGCTGAGACACTTAGGTTGGGCAACATTGTGAAGTTCTTGCATAGGAGGGCTATCAAAAATGTGCAATACAAAG GATATGATATTCCATGTGGGTGGGAATTGGTGCCAATAATTTCAGCAGAACACTTGGATCCTTCAATATATGATGATCCACAAAGTTACAATCCATGGAGATGGCAG ACGCTGCCCGTGAAGAGCGGTAACAGTCTGATGTCGTTCGGCTGCGGCCCCCGGCTTTGCCCGGGGGCGGAGTTTGGGAAACTAGAGATGGCAGTCTTCCTCCACCACCTTGTCCAGAGATTTCACTGGGAGCTGGCTGAACATGACTTCCCAgtctctcttcctttcttggGCTTTCCTAAGGGCCTGCCAATTAAGATAAGGCCCATTGGGCCATGA